The DNA region GGCCGGCGCACTGCCTGCCCGACTCGACCTCGATGCGGGGACGAGTCAGTTCATCCTGCCGGATCTCGCCGAGAAGTTCAAGCGCTTCTCGCTCATCACGGGACTGATCGCGGTGCTCGCGGTGGCGGTCACGGTGTTCATCCGGTATCGTGACCCGCGGGTGGCGATTCCGATGGTGTTGACCGCGCTCGCGGAGGTGTTCATCCTGCTCGGGTTCGCGTCGGCGGTCGGGCTCGCGCTCGATCTCTCGTACATCGCCGGGTTCGTCGCGGTGATCGGCACCGGGGTCGACGACCTCGTGATCATCGCCGACGAGATCCTCCAGAGCGACGTCAAGACCGGCCGGGTGTTCCAGAGCCGGTTCCGCCGGGCGCTGTGGGTCATCGGCGCGGCCGCCGCCACCACCATCGTCGCGATGAGCCCGCTCGCCATCCTCAGCCTCGGCGATCTCCGTGGGTTCGCCATCATCACCATCGTCGGCGTGCTCATCGGGGTCCTGATCACCCGCCCGGCCTACGGTAACATCCTCCGGAACCTCGTGACCGGGGACTGACGGCGGGAGATCTGACGATCCGTCTCGATCGAGCCGGCGAAGCGTCATTGGACCATTTGTTGTCGGCGCGCGGCTGCACGGCGCTCCGACGGAGCGCCGTGCAACCCCCGTGCGAGGGATGACTGAGTGAAGCGAGCAACGCGAGCGAACGAGGGAGTCGGCTGGGGAGGTGTGTGGGCGGTAGGTGTCTGTGATCGAACCGTGAACGAGCAACGCGAGTGAGCGGGTGTTTTTAGCCCACCGGAAGACGCTTCGCGTCTTCCGAGCCTTGCTTCGCTACGCTCAGCAAGACAGGTTTTTGCGACGAGTGGTGGACGAGCGGTGCGAGGTGCGAACGGAGTGAGCGTGGTTCGAAAGACGCTTCGCGTCTTTCGTCATCACGAGAGAGCTTCGCTCTCTCGGACGACCTCGATAGCGAACGGGGAGCGAATGCGACCCGTGAGCGACCGCAGGGAGCGAGCGCACCCGAGGAGTGAAAAAGTGGGTGCGGGAGGCGTGTGGGCTGTGCGGGGCGGTGCGAACGGTTCGGTCGAAAAGGGATCAGGTTCGTGTTCGACACCGCTACCGTGCTTCACTCGGGGCCACAGTCCGTATCGCCGGATTCACAGACAAGGTCGGGATCGACCGCATAGATCGTCACTGCCCGATTCTCGAACGCGACCGAGACGTTCGGCTGGCGCGCGTAGTTCTGGACGTCGCCGTAGCGGTCGCGCTCCGGTGGCCCGACGTAGATGTAACGGACATCGTATCTGTCGAGCACCGGCGCGCCCGCCGACCAGGGTTCGGTGTAGATCGTGTTCACGGCCGCGACGCGCTCCTCGAACGCCGCCGCGCCGCGATAGCCGCGCTCGTGTCGCCACCCGATCACGGTCGGGACGCCGGTGAGGGTCGCGGGCGCGCTCGTCCACGTGTACATCTGGGTTCCCGGCTCGGTAACGATGTTCGGCTGGCCGGAGCGGTTGTCGAGCCACGCGATCGATTCGGCCTGGGCCGGCCAGGATTGTTCGACGAACCGCGTTCCGTCGAGGGTCGGATCGAGACCGGCAGACTCGGCGGGCGGGTCGTCGAAGTGTGCCGATAGCGCGAGGCCGGCGAACGTGCCGGTGGCCGGCACCACGAGCGCCGTGACGGCGAGGACGGCGAGCCCGGCAGCGAGCGCAGTGCGGGGGACCGATCGACCGGCGAGTGCGCGACCGAACGCGTCGCGGGCGGCCGCGAGCAGCCACGCGAGTGCGACGCCGGCGGCGGTGCCCCAGAGCACCCAGACCTGGAGGTACACCTTGAAGACGGTCTTCCAGCGCACGTTCTGGGTGATCGAGCCCGCGCTCACGTACGCGAACTCCACCGCGAGCACGAGCCCCGCGCCCGCGACGATCAACACCGTCTCGTAGCCGATGGGCGATCCAGCATCGAACAGCGTTGCCGCCGCGTCGGACGAACGGCGACGCTCCGGAGGGCGATTTCCGTCCACCGGTTCCTCCGTCGGCTCCCGTGAGGTGTCGGCACGTGTGCGACACAGCACCCAGCCGACGACGACGAACGGGCCGGCGAGCGCGACCGCCGCGAGGTCGACGGCCAATCCGAGCACGGCGAGCACCGCGACGCTTGCGACGCCCACGACGGCGAGCGCTCTCGGCGGCGCGCGCGCGAGTCGAGCTCGCAGCCATCGCGGCCGGCGCGCGACGAGGTAGAGCGCGAAGAGCGTGAGGAAGGCTCCATGGACGAGAAACAGCTCGCCGAGGCCGCTGCGCGGTGGGAGGAACCTGACCCCGCGGACTTCCGGGCTGTGAAAGAGGAGGAACGGCGACGCGAGTACCGCACCCGCGAGGCCGCCGGCGCACGCGACCCCGGTCGCGACGAGCGTTCGCGAGAGTTCGTGTCGGAGCCGGGCGAGACTGGCCGTGGCGTCCGGCGGGGCGGGGAGATGCCGGGCGATCGCGTCGGGCAGCAGCGTCGCCGGTCGAGCGTCACCAAGGGCGAGCGAGAGCCAGAGCACGCCGACCGCGCTCGGCACGCTCCACGTGCTGATCAGCGCACACAGGCCCACCGCCGGCGGGAACGCGACGAAGACGAGCGCGCGCCGGCGGGTGAGAACGGTCTCGGGAGTTCGGTAGTACGCAAAGGAGAGTGCGACGCAGCCGAGCAGGAACGTCATCGCGATCATGAACGCGCTCAGGTCGCCGTTGAGGAACGACCAGAGCGGGAAGACGTTGAGCGTCCCGTCGATCACGTACCGGCCGTACCAGTACGAGAAGTTTTTCGGGACAGTGAGGTTCGCGAGCGCCTCCTCGTAGGGGACGCCGCGGACGCCCGCGAACAGGACACGGCCGTACTGTGCGGCGAGATCGTCGGGGAGCAAACCGAGGAGCATTCTTCCGGGCGTCGCGAGATTACCCCCCACTCCGACGAAGAGGGCCGCGAGCGCGCCCGCGAGGCGGTGCGAGTGACCGTGAGAGTCCGCGATCGCACCCGCGAGACCGTAGGCGGCGGTCACGAGCGAGGCAAAGAATCCCGCGAGCGCGAGGTTGTACGCGTAGCGCGCGGGCGTGTCGGTGAGCATCGAGAGCAGCGCGGTCATCACGAACCCACCGTAGTAGTACCGGAGACGCTCGCCCGCGAACCAGAAGTCCTCCGGCGGTAGTCGATCCGCGCGCAGCACCGTCTGAATCAGCCCGAAATCGAGAAACTTCTCGCCGCCACCGGGATGCACCGCCGGATCGATCGCCCGGATCGCGAGCATGAACCCAAAGGCGAGCCCGAACACCGCCATCGCGGCAGCGAGACCTCGAAGGTGGATCGACCCGCCGGCGCGGATCGCGAGACCCGACGCGACGAGGAGGACCACGACAGCGATCCCGACCGCGACCGGCCCGAACGTGACGTGGCCGACCCAGTAGGCGACCAGCGTGAGGACCGTGAGCGAGATCGGGAGCGCGAACGTCGCGCCGCGGTCGGGGAAGCGCTCGAACAGCAGGGACGCGATCGGGAGTCCGACGAGCGCGAGGAGGGCGTAGGCCACGAACCACAGGGCGACGAGACCGTACTCCATTCGACCGACCAACCGGCGCGGGACGCCAAAGGGATTCCGTTCGTAGCGTCGCTATCGGTCCGCGAACAACCGCCGGACAGCCGGTGCGTGGTGGGATGCAGTCACCGCGGTCGGCGCGCGGCTGCGCGCGAGGGATGAGCGACGCGAGAGGTGAGCGGCGCGAGAGGTGAGCGGCGCGAGCGAAGCGAGGGCCGCCAAGCGAACGGGGTGCAAAGCGACCCGTGAGCGAAACGAGCGGAGCGAATCGGTTGGGGAGGCGTGTGGACGGTTGTAGTGCTGTGCGGTGGGACCAGTAGTCGGGCCACGAGTGACCGAAGGGAGCGAGCGGGTGTTTTTAGTCCAGGTTTTTGCGAGGAGTGGTTGGCGAACGAAGTGAGCCAACCCGACGAAGTAAAAAAGTGGATGCGGGAGGCGTGTGGGCGTTGCGGTGCTGTGCGGACAATCATTTGTGTCGGCACTCACGGTTCGTGTTCTCGCACTCACTGACGATTCATAATCGCTCAGAACTCCGCGAGCGCCGACTGTTCGGCGGCCGCGAGCGCCTCACGACTCGTCTTCCACGACCGGCGCGCGAACGGCGGGAGGTCGCCGTGTTCGCGAACGTACTCGGCGAGGAACTCGCGAGTGGTCGGGTCGCTCGGGTAGCCGCTGCCGATGGGGCCGTGTTCGTCCGCGAGGTCGGCGATATGCGCGTCGCGGGCGACCTTGGCGACGACGCTTGCCGCACCGACGAGGGCGTGCTCCTCGTCAGCACCGTGCTCGGCCGTGATTTCGACGTCGGCGGTCGCGGCCTCGTGGACGCGCCGCCCAAACCGCTCGGTGTCGGTGTCACAGGCGTCGACCACACCGGCTAGCCCGTCGGCTGTCGCTTTGGCGTCGGCTCCAATGCTCGCCACGCTGTCGATCGTGGCTCCGGCCGCTTCGATCGTGAGTGCGTTCAGGTCGGTGTCGGGTGCGTCGATCGCAGACGGCGTGACCTCGCGAGTCGCGACCGCGATCCGGTCGTCGGCGCGGAGTTCGTCAGCAAGGGTCTCTCGGCGGGCGGGCGAGAGCCGCTTCGAGTCGTCGATACCCGCGGGGAGCACGGCGGGATCGGCGCGGACGCACGCCACGAACAGCGAGCCGAGCACAGGGCCGCGGCCGGCCTCGTCGACGCCGAACGAACGCTCCATGCACCCGTCCCGAGCGGCGACGAAAAGCGTCTTTCGTCCGGGCGATCAGGCCCGTTCGAGGAGTTCGATCCGGTTACCGAACGGATCGCGAAACGTGAACCGGTCGCGGCCGGGGATCGGCGGTTCGTCGATCGTCTCGACGCCGTGGGCTTCGAGCCGTTCGCGCGCGGCGGCGACATCCTCTACCTCGAAGGCGGGATGTCGTCGGGACTGCTCGTCGGAATCCTCGACCCCGAGATGGATCTCGACGTCGCCCGCGCGATACCACATGGTGTCGGTGTCGCCGAACGAGTCGGGCTGGTCGATCGGGGTCAACCCGAGCACGTCGCCGTAGAACTCGCGGGCCGCGTCGACTTCCTCAGGAGGGATCGTGATCTGGACGTGGTCGATCCGTCGCCACTGAATCATGGCCGAGCGAGACGAGCCAGGGTGATAAACGTCGGCCATCCCCGATCGTCAGCGCCTATCGAACGCTCGACGGCCGAAAAATGCGGAGTGTCGGTGTGGTGGGTTCAGTCGGCTGCGCCCGGCGCGAGCGGCTCGTCCTCGATCTCTTCGTCGGGTTCGTCGGCCCACTCGGGCGTCGTCTCGTCCTCGCGTTCTCCGGTGTCCTCGTACAGCCGTACGTACTCCGTACTCCTGTGGTGACACATAGGTTGACACCCCACACGCGCCACGGTACGAGCGCGCTTAACCTTAACACGGGCGCTAATTCCTCTTCCTCATGAGCACCGCAGTCCGCCGTTCGGTGGACAAGGAGCGGAAGAGGGGGGGGATACAGCGTCATCAGAACGCTTCGCGTTCTGATTAACAGTCAGAAATCTTTGATTTCTGACGACGCCCGTCATCATCTGTTCTTTCGTTCTATTCGTGTTCTGTCGGAATGTTAATGTGGTGGGGTGACGTACATATGAACGAACCCAATGGCTTCCGACCTCGATTCAGGTTCACACTCGGTCTATTCGCTCCATTATCACCTGATACTCGTCACGAAGTATCAGCATGGAGTGCTCACCGAGGAACGAACCAACTTCATTCACGAGGTCATCGACGGGTTCGCGGAGAAATACGACGTCGAGGTCTCGCACCTCGACGGCGAAGACGACCACATACACATCCTGTTCAAAACGAAACCCACCACAAACCTCGTGAAGTTCGTCAATACACTAAAAGGCGCAACTGCGCGGAGGGTTCGCAATGAGTTCCCCGAACTCAAGGACGAACAGGTAGATTCGTTCTGGAACGACTCATACTGTCTCATCTCGACGGGACAGGTCTCACTCGACGTGCTCACCGAGTACGTCGAGAACCAACGCCGGTGAACTGCACCTATCGGTTCCGGCTCAATCCCACGCCCGAGCAACGAGAGCGGTTGGCGTGGACGCTGGATACCTGCCGACAGGTTCGCAACCACTTCCTGCACCGGATGAATCAGTTGGAAGACTCGTCGTACACACCAGAACAGAACCGTCTCCCGAAGCTCAAAGAGTGGTGGATCGACCTGAAGTCGGTCCATTCGAAGGTGCTTCAGATGGTCGTTCGTCGTCTCTACAAAGACCGTTCGAATCTTTCGAAGAAGGCGAAGAAGGGCTACAACGTCGGCAAACTCAAGTGGAAAGGTGTGGGCGACTACTTTTCGTTCACCTACAACCAGACCGGTTTCGAACTCAAGAAAACGAGTGGCCGCGACAGGTTGCACCTTTCGAAGATTGGCGACGTTCCCGTAGTAGCTCACAGAGATCTTCCCGACGACGCCACCGTGACCGGTGTCGTCGTGAAACGCGAAGCCACCGGACGCTGGTACGCTTCGCTCCAACTCGACACCGATACCGAAGCACCTCCGAAGCCGGACGAACCGGAACGGTGCGTCGGTATCGACGTGGGGATACTGAAATACACCCACGACACCGACGGCACCGCCGTCGGGTCATTGGACCTCTCCGACGAACAGGAGCGACTGAAACACGAACAGCGTGTTCTCTCCCGCAAAGAGCATGGGTCGAACAACTACCGCGAACAGCAACGGAAGGTCGCCCGTCGTCACGCCGACATCAAGCGAAAGCGCCGCGACTTCCTCCACAAACTCTCGACGTGGTACGCCGAAAGCTACGACCTCGTGGCGGTCGAAAAGTTGGATACAAAGGGGTTGCTGGAACTACCGTCGAACTCACACAGCCGTGCGAGTGCGGCATGGGCCACGTTCCGAAAACTCATGAAATGGAAGTGCAAACGCGAAGGAACGCACTTCGCGGAAGTGCGTCCCGAAGGCACTACCAAAGAGTGTGCTCGGTGTGGTGTCGAGACCGACAAGCCACTCTGGATACGCGAACATTCCTGTCCCGCCTGCGGGTTCGAAGCGGATAGGGACGAAAACGCCGCATGGAACGTCCTTCAACGCGGTCTCGACAAACTAGGCATGGGCTGTGCCGAATCAACGCCCCCGGAGACTGCGGTACCTACGGATACCTCCTTTCAGCAGGTGTCTGCAAACCGCGTCGTG from Halococcus salifodinae DSM 8989 includes:
- a CDS encoding DUF2298 domain-containing protein is translated as MEYGLVALWFVAYALLALVGLPIASLLFERFPDRGATFALPISLTVLTLVAYWVGHVTFGPVAVGIAVVVLLVASGLAIRAGGSIHLRGLAAAMAVFGLAFGFMLAIRAIDPAVHPGGGEKFLDFGLIQTVLRADRLPPEDFWFAGERLRYYYGGFVMTALLSMLTDTPARYAYNLALAGFFASLVTAAYGLAGAIADSHGHSHRLAGALAALFVGVGGNLATPGRMLLGLLPDDLAAQYGRVLFAGVRGVPYEEALANLTVPKNFSYWYGRYVIDGTLNVFPLWSFLNGDLSAFMIAMTFLLGCVALSFAYYRTPETVLTRRRALVFVAFPPAVGLCALISTWSVPSAVGVLWLSLALGDARPATLLPDAIARHLPAPPDATASLARLRHELSRTLVATGVACAGGLAGAVLASPFLLFHSPEVRGVRFLPPRSGLGELFLVHGAFLTLFALYLVARRPRWLRARLARAPPRALAVVGVASVAVLAVLGLAVDLAAVALAGPFVVVGWVLCRTRADTSREPTEEPVDGNRPPERRRSSDAAATLFDAGSPIGYETVLIVAGAGLVLAVEFAYVSAGSITQNVRWKTVFKVYLQVWVLWGTAAGVALAWLLAAARDAFGRALAGRSVPRTALAAGLAVLAVTALVVPATGTFAGLALSAHFDDPPAESAGLDPTLDGTRFVEQSWPAQAESIAWLDNRSGQPNIVTEPGTQMYTWTSAPATLTGVPTVIGWRHERGYRGAAAFEERVAAVNTIYTEPWSAGAPVLDRYDVRYIYVGPPERDRYGDVQNYARQPNVSVAFENRAVTIYAVDPDLVCESGDTDCGPE
- the tnpA gene encoding IS200/IS605 family transposase, whose translation is MASDLDSGSHSVYSLHYHLILVTKYQHGVLTEERTNFIHEVIDGFAEKYDVEVSHLDGEDDHIHILFKTKPTTNLVKFVNTLKGATARRVRNEFPELKDEQVDSFWNDSYCLISTGQVSLDVLTEYVENQRR
- a CDS encoding RNA-guided endonuclease InsQ/TnpB family protein, which translates into the protein MNCTYRFRLNPTPEQRERLAWTLDTCRQVRNHFLHRMNQLEDSSYTPEQNRLPKLKEWWIDLKSVHSKVLQMVVRRLYKDRSNLSKKAKKGYNVGKLKWKGVGDYFSFTYNQTGFELKKTSGRDRLHLSKIGDVPVVAHRDLPDDATVTGVVVKREATGRWYASLQLDTDTEAPPKPDEPERCVGIDVGILKYTHDTDGTAVGSLDLSDEQERLKHEQRVLSRKEHGSNNYREQQRKVARRHADIKRKRRDFLHKLSTWYAESYDLVAVEKLDTKGLLELPSNSHSRASAAWATFRKLMKWKCKREGTHFAEVRPEGTTKECARCGVETDKPLWIREHSCPACGFEADRDENAAWNVLQRGLDKLGMGCAESTPPETAVPTDTSFQQVSANRVVERGSPTLNERVSAK
- a CDS encoding VOC family protein — translated: MIQWRRIDHVQITIPPEEVDAAREFYGDVLGLTPIDQPDSFGDTDTMWYRAGDVEIHLGVEDSDEQSRRHPAFEVEDVAAARERLEAHGVETIDEPPIPGRDRFTFRDPFGNRIELLERA
- the rnhB gene encoding ribonuclease HII, with the translated sequence MERSFGVDEAGRGPVLGSLFVACVRADPAVLPAGIDDSKRLSPARRETLADELRADDRIAVATREVTPSAIDAPDTDLNALTIEAAGATIDSVASIGADAKATADGLAGVVDACDTDTERFGRRVHEAATADVEITAEHGADEEHALVGAASVVAKVARDAHIADLADEHGPIGSGYPSDPTTREFLAEYVREHGDLPPFARRSWKTSREALAAAEQSALAEF